One Anthonomus grandis grandis chromosome 13, icAntGran1.3, whole genome shotgun sequence DNA segment encodes these proteins:
- the LOC126743912 gene encoding toll-like receptor Tollo, with protein sequence MKFQLVILLAIISTCPALCPTKCTCTQDQKNRKTVLCKDGGLIGPLTLQNVSEDTQILKITAPDDNSNMLTMSPVFHSFKQLEEIHITKSNIPQLGKHFFYGLTRLDVLNLSQNNITQPLDHNFRGLDKLKQLLLDDNRIQSLPSGTFRFLHGLKVLSIQRNRITELANRIFLEIGNLTVLKLSGNDLRQLNSEVFSDVQKLRRLECRGCNLRKLHKEIYHFLPHLTYLDLGDNDIMNLHTDDLKDLTNLEHLKLDGNQLLILHDNTFVNQIFLRELDVSRNALTKIAANAFVELYNLTELNLSRNKLGKIHEGAFNYIVGTLEKLDLSGNQLKQHTLKELSCLKFLKELKLSQCGLVETDPKMFPPNLEKLDLSGNFITTINAEHLPTQLDQLDISKNKIRGISEANLIRLDLLSSLNLVDNPWSCDLCYIVPLLERANRSHTFSQVICASPFTMRNKSLGMLEKSQLTWCTAASHSAGDADFFLISQDGKIGIIAASMSVCLLLLTIAAIIGALCYSRRHAAKYYTHEDKLDSEGDNMFQNHSPLFCDGELSFKFPLDAEKKVSIATIEEMSNGHQMLNGT encoded by the exons ATGAAATTCCAACTAGTCATCCTACTAGCTATAATCAGCACTTGTCCAGCCCTTTGCCCAACAAAATGCACATGCACCCAAGaccaaaaaaatagaaaaaccgtCCTCTGTAAGGACGGAGGCTTGATCGGACCCTTAACCCTGCAAAACGTCAGCGAAGACACTCAAATCCTAAAAATAACCGCTCCGGACGACAACTCGAACATGCTAACGATGTCCCCCGTGTTCCACAGTTTCAAACAGCTCGAGGAGATCCACATTACTAAAAGTAACATTCCGCAGTTGGGAAAGCACTTTTTTTACGGTCTAACCCGATTGGACGTGTTAAATTTATCACAGAACAATATCACCCAACCGCTGGACCATAACTTTCGGGGTCTGGATAAGTTGAAGCAGCTGCTTCTGGATGATAACAGGATCCAGTCGTTACCGAGCGGCACGTTTCGATTTTTACACGGTCTGAAGGTTTTGTCGATACAGAGGAATCGCATCACGGAATTGGCCAATcggatttttttggaaattggaAATTTGACGGTGCTTAAGTTGAGCGGCAACGATTTGAGACAGCTGAATTCGGAGGTTTTTAGCGATGTTCAG aaactcCGTCGTCTCGAATGTCGCGGTTGCAACCTGCGCAAACTCCACAAAGAAATCTACCACTTCCTCCCACATTTGACCTACTTAGACCTAGGAGATAACGACATCATGAATCTTCACACCGACGACCTCAAAGACCTTACCAATCTCGAACATTTAAAACTAGATGGCAACCAACTATTGATCCTACACGATAACACGTTTgtcaatcaaatttttttaagagaactGGACGTGAGTCGTAACGCCCTTACTAAAATAGCTGCCAACGCTTTTGTCGAACTCTATAATTTAACAGAGTTGAACTTAAGCAGGAATAAATTGGGAAAGATTCACGAGGGTGCGTTTAACTATATCGTCGGTACGTTAGAAAAGTTGGATTTAAGTGGAAATCAGTTGAAGCAACATACTTTAAAGGAGCTAAGTTGCTTGAAGTTCCTTAAGGAGCTGAAGCTGAGTCAGTGTGGCTTAGTAGAAACTGATCCGAAAATGTTTCCTCCTAATCTGGAAAAGCTGGACCTAAGTGGGAATTTTATTACGACTATTAATGCTGAACATCTTCCTACCCAACTCGATCAATTAGAtattagcaaaaataaaatccgtGGTATTAGCGAAGCTAACTTAATAAGATTAGACTTATTGAGCTCCCTAAACTTAGTTGATAATCCTTGGTCATGTGATTTGTGTTATATAGTACCTCTACTTGAAAGAGCAAATAGAAGTCACACGTTTAGTCAAGTGATTTGTGCCTCACCTTTCACCATGCGTAACAAATCACTTGGTATGCTGGAGAAAAGTCAGCTCACGTGGTGTACCGCTGCCAGCCACAGTGCAGGAGACGCTGACTTTTTTCTGATCTCACAAGATGGTAAAATAGGAATTATAGCTGCCAGTATGTCGGTTTGTCTTTTGCTCCTTACTATAGCCGCGATAATTGGAGCGTTGTGCTACTCGAGAAGACATGCAGCTAAGTATTATACTCACGAGGATAAATTAGATAGTGAAGGGGATAATATGTTCCAGAATCACAGTCCGTTATTTTGTGACGGTGAGCTGAGTTTTAAGTTTCCCTTGGACGCGGAAAAAAAGGTTTCTATAGCGACAATTGAGGAGATGTCAAATGGGCACCAGATGTTAAATGGTACGTGA
- the LOC126743738 gene encoding E3 ubiquitin-protein ligase sina-like, whose protein sequence is MEITIKNVKLCQKVAYPITNRDYHLEKAISKKFDCPVCMYPSSPPIMMCINSHIICFDCWKRCTRCPTCRAAKTLTRAFTMEKIHFLISFQCKWDGCSFAGSAYSTEIHEYLCEYFPLNCPLKTEHECTWTGTMGSVTEHLLKHHIDNVHLEPVGYFISKDFSRSNKKEYTVLFLVDGRLFKFYWSYNTFHSQKVQFGMVSLGNGNPLVVYNYTVTFSKRFPFTRSSKVKMMKSQVKKSFTDCSIVNRDPNLPATKIVNYEINYGNLVTYCTGGRNLFYQVAIEVSHLAKCKNPYRFYIC, encoded by the exons ATGGAAATCACGATAAAAAATGTGAAGCTCTGCCAAAag GTAGCATACCCAATCACAAACCGTGACTACCACCTAGAAAAagctatttcaaaaaaattcgacTGTCCAGTTTGCATGTACCCCTCCAGCCCGCCAATAATGATGTGCATTAACAGTCACATAATTTGCTTCGACTGTTGGAAACGATGCACCCGGTGTCCTACATGCAG ggcAGCCAAAACGCTTACAAGGGCATTTACAATGGAAAAAATTCATTTCTTAATCAGCTTCCAATGTAAGTGGGACGGATGTTCTTTTGCTGGCAGCGCTTATTCCACTGAAATCCACGAGTATTTATGTGAATATTTCCCGTTGAATTGTCCATTAAAAACTGAGCATGAGTGTACCTGGACAGGCACTATGGGATCGGTAACTGAACACCTTTTAAAGCATCATATTGATAATGTACATTTGGAACCTGTTggctattttatttctaaggaTTTTTCTAGAtccaataaaaaagaatatactGTGCTGTTTTTAGTAGATG GTCgcctttttaaattctattggTCCTACAACACGTTTCATTCCCAAAAAGTTCAATTTGGCATGGTGTCTCTGGGAAACGGGAACCCTCTGGTGGTTTACAACTATACAGTGACGTTTTCAAAGCGCTTTCCCTTCACCAGGAGTAGCAAGGTGAAAATGATGAAATCGCAAGTAAAGAAATCATTTACCGATTGCTCTATTGTAAATCGCGATCCCAATTTACCCGCCACGAAAATTGTAAATTACGAAATTAATTATGGTAATCTGGTGACTTATTGTACGGGTGGTCGTAATTTGTTTTATCAAGTGGCTATCGAAGTTAGTCACTTGGCAAAATGTAAGAATCCATATAGGTTTTATATATGctga